The genomic DNA ATTACAGCAGCTTGTCGGAAGAAGCCAAGTGCCATGTCCTGCTCAAGGAATTGGAGGAAGATCCACGGATTCTTTCGGCTACCCATGCGCCTAAGTCTGAACAGCTCCAAAAAGAGTTGGCCATCTTTGCCACCGCGCGTGAGCTAAAGGATAAGCTGGGAGAAGAGGTCATCAAACAACACATCATTTCTCACTCAGAAAGCGTGTCAGACCTGCTAGAATTAGCTGTGCTTCTCAAGGAAGTTGGTCTGGTAGATAGCAAGAAGGCGCGTGTGCAGATCGTTCCTCTCTTTGAAACCATCGAAGATTTGGACAACGCCTCAGACACCATGCGCCAGTACCTTCAGCTTCCGCTTGCTCGCAATTGGATTACCGGCAATAACAATTATCAGGAAATCATGCTGGGCTATTCTGATTCCAATAAGGATGGCGGTTATCTGTCCTCAGGTTGGACTCTCTATAAAGCTCAGAATGAACTGACCAAAATTGGTGAAGAAAACGGTGTAAAAATCACCTTCTTCCACGGTCGTGGCGGAACAGTTGGTCGCGGTGGCGGCCCATCTTATGAAGCCATTACTTCCCAGCCTTTTGGCACCATCAAAGACCGTATTCGTTTGACTGAACAGGGTGAAGTGATTGGAAATAAATACGGGAACAAGGATGCCGCCTACTACAACTTAGAAATGCTGATGTCGGCAACCTTGGATCGCATGGTAACACAGATGATTGCAGATCCAAATCAAATTGATGGCTACCGCGAAGTGATGAATGACATCGTGGATGATAGCTACCACATTTACCGCGATTTGGTATTTAATAACCCGCATTTCTATGATTACTTCTTTGCAGCGAGTCCGATTCGAGAAGTATCCAGCTTCAACATCGGTTCTCGGCCAGCTGCTCGTAAGACGATTACAGAAATTGGTGGTCTTCGCGCCATACCATGGGTATTTTCTTGGTCACAAAACCGCGTGATGCTTCCGGGTTGGTATGGAGTAGGTTCTAGTTTTAAACGCTATATCGATAAAGACCCAGCCAACCTTGCCCAGCTGCAACACATGTATGAACAGTGGCCTTTCTTCCGTTCGCTATTGTCGAATGTGGATATGGTGCTTTCAAAATCCAATATGAATATCGCCTTTGAATATGCAAAAATGTGTGAAGACGAAGAAGTTCGCCATGTTTTCAACATCATCTTGGACGAGTGGCAATTGACCAAGAATATCATTTTGGAGATTGAGAAACATGATGAACTCTTGGCAGAGCTTCCTTCTCTCAAGGCCAGCTTAGATTATCGAATGCCTTACTTCAACCTTCTCAATTATATCCAGATTGAGCTGATCAACCGCTTGCGACGCGGTGAGTTGAGTAAAGAACAGGAAAATCTCATTCACATCACCATCAACGGTATAGCAACCGGTCTGCGTAATTCCGGTTAAGAAAATGGTCCTTGGGGCCATTTTTTTCATCTTTAAAAAAAGCAAAAACATGATATGCTAGATTGAGAGAACGAACTCACTAAACACCAGAGCTTGCCCAGCTAACGATTGGAAGCAAGGAGGAGAGAGGTCTCGGGGCTTCCATTTTAGACAGTAAGTTTATGTAACCAATTACCACTTTATTCGTTATATCAGTGAAAGGAGGGGAGAACAATCAAGTTAGATGAATATGAAAAAGAAGTCATGGCTATCTCCCAGGAGATTTCCTACTATCTGCAAAAATCAGGCGCCAATCGTGCAGACAGTGACGATATTGCTCAGGATGTCTTGGTCAAAATTCTTGAAGCTGATATTGTCCTTCCTCTCCCGAAACTGAGAGCCTGGCTTTATCGCTCGGCCATCCGAGCCTATATCGATAAATATCGACGGGACAAGCGCTACCACCAAATTCTGCAAAAGGAATTCTTTAAAGAAGAAGGCATTGTTCCATTTGACCATGAGGACTATGCAGATCTTTATCAAGCGGTGGAGGAGCTGCCTGCCAAGTATCAGGCAGTGATTGATTGCTACTATTTTCAGGATATGTCTATCAAGGAAATTGCCCAGATTTTGGGGAGCAGCCAGAGTGCAGTCAAAATCAATCTTTATCGAGGCCGAAAAAAATTAGCTAGTCTATTAAAAGAAAAGGGGTACGAATATGAAAACATTTGAAGTGGTAACCAAGAGAAGCAAGCGAAAGAGCCTTCTCAAAGCTGTTCTTTTATCGGTGACAGGGAGTCTGATAATTCTTTCAAGCGGTTATTGGATTTTAAACAAGATAACTTCTGACAATGCTTGGGAAATTCAGCGTTTTCATGAATTGAAAAACGCGATCAGCTATCCTAACATTGAAAGCATCAACTGGTCTTTTATTCCCACTTCGTCTTTTACGGGAGTCTATCGTTCTGATCAGGTGAAGGATCTTGCGGGGATTAGTCTTCCTTTCGAGGACTATGAGAGTTACTACGGCCTGCGTTCGGGGCTATACAAGGGAAGCCAGGCTGACAATATTTACGGGTCAGAAGACGGTACAGCCCAGTACACACATGGTTCAAGTTTTAAGGTTCCCGTATTTTTCAACACAAAATTTAACTACTCACAGGATGGTTCTTTGCTGCCCACTCAGGACATTCAGCTGCTTTCACAGAAGTCAAATCAAGCCGTAGAAGTAGCTGTGACTTTTGACAAGTCCTATAACTTTGAAGAAATCGAAGCCTTGATACCGGATAAGCTTAAAATCAACTGGTACTGGATTGGAACAGAAAGCCAATACGATACAAAAGAACTCCCCTTAGATGCTCAAATCGGTTTTTCACCAGTCAAAAACCAAATTGAAAGCTATGAGGAAGCGCAAAAAAACCGACAGGCACTGGCTGAAGAAGCGAAAAAAGAATTATCTGACGAAGAGATTCAACAAAAGCAGGAGAAAATCAAAGAGGAAGTAGCAGCTTTGACTGCACAGGAAAATTTCTCTAACAATTTTAGCTTCTTCCAAGTGAACCTCCAAACTGCCCTAGACAAGGGATGGGCGGGTTATACTGTTAACAACGGAGAGTTTGATCTCGAAACAGACATCAAAACTTACCTAGCAGCCAATAAGGATGGCCAGTCTGCTAAGTTTGCCGGTGTAATCCTAACAGGTCGGACAGAAGATTTTGCCGGCCTTGAAGGAGCGGATTGGATTTTTGGTTCAAATATTGGTCAAACCTTGGAACTTCAGCCCTACCATCACCTAAACCCATAATAGCAGAAGCAGCCCCAGCGAGGCTGCTTCTTTTTAATCAGTTTACGAAAACGTTTGCATTATTTATTTGCTTGTGCTAGACTAGAGGTGTTTCAAACAGAAAGAAGGAATCTAGCATGACTATCTCTATCACAGCCCTTTACCACCGGCCCGATACAGAGTACGGCTACCTCTATGATGAAGAAAAGGTCCATCTCCGTCTGAAGACGAAAAAAGATGAAGTAACAACCGTTCTTGTACACCATGGCGACCCCTTTATTTTTTACCAATCCTCTTACCAATACCAGACTGCCATGAAGAAAATTGGAGCAGACTACTGGTTTGACTATTGGCAGGTTGAAGTAGTGGCCGATTACAACCGGCTTCAGTATCTCTTTGACATCCAGTCAAGTGATGGCGACCGCATCTTATTTGGTGACCGTGGGGCCCTACCTTATTCGGAAGAAAATCTTTCCTTTTATATGAACGGCTTTAAACTCCCTTATCTTCATCAAGCAGATTGTTGCAAAACACCAAGCTGGGTTGCAGAAACAATTTGGTACCAAATTTTTCCAGAACGTTTTGCCAAAGGGCCTCTAAACTCTTCTCCTCAGGACTGTTTGGCATGGGATCCAAATCGTAAACCGGGGCATCGTGATTTCTTCGGTGGCAATCTTCAAGGGGTCTTGGACAAGTTGGATTATTTGCAGGAACTAGGAATTACAGGTCTTTATTTTTGTCCGATTTTTGAGGCTCCTAGCAACCACAAATATGATACGACGGACTATTTTTCAATTGACCCGTACTTCGGGGATAAGAAACTCTTTAAGCAACTGGTTCAAGAAGCTCATAAACGAGGCATGAAAGTGATGTTGGATGCGGTGTTCAATCACATCGGCAGCCTTTCTCCCCAGTGGCAGGACGTATTGGAAAAGGGTGAAGCCTCACCCTACAAAGATTGGTTTCACATTAAAAAATTCCCTCTAGTAGAAGAGGTAGGAAAAGACAAAATACTCAACTACCATACCTTTGCTTTTCAAGGGAAAATGCCCAAACTCAATACCAGTCATCCAGAGGTTAAGGCGTATTTACTTGAGGTAGCTACCTATTGGATTCAGGAATGTGATATTGACGGCTGGCGACTTGATGTGGCCAACGAAATCGACCATGGTTTTTGGAAAGATTTTCAGAAGGCGGTTCTTGCCATCAAACCAGACTTGTATATTCTAGGGGAAATTTGGCACTCTGCCCATGCTTGGTTGGGTGGCGACGAGTTTCATGCGGTGATGAATTACCCGCTTTCACAATCAATCAAGGACTATTTCCTAACGAAGAGATTATCAGCCTTAACCTTTCAATCTCATATTTACAGTCAGCTGCTGACCTACCGCAGGCAAACAACAGAAGTCCTGTTTAATCTTTTGGACTCTCATGATACAGAGCGGATTCTGACGACTGCCAAAGGCGATAAGGATGCAGTCAAAGCTGCCTTAACCTTCCTCTTTTTACAGTTAGGTACCCCGTGTATTTACTATGGAACCGAAGTGGGCATGCTTGGAGGGGAAGACCCCGATTGCAGACGGGTCATGCCTTGGGAAACAGACCAGCAGGATCAAGAACTCCTGACCTTCATGAAGCAACTGATAAAACTTCGTAAAAAACAGCAAGACAGTATCCAGAAGGGGGAGTTCAGACTAGATGTCCTAGAGGCAGGTGTCGTCTTGCTGAGCTATCACTACCATGGCCGTAGACTAGAAGCTTATTTCAATCAAACCAATCAGATCTTTTTCCTAGAAAAAGCGGAGCAAGTCCTCCTCAGTAATTTGTGTCAACTAGATAAGGAAAGACTCAGTTTGCTGCCTCAAGGAATAGTAGTGGTGAGCCGAGAAGAAACGTATCGTTCAGCTAGTTAAAGAGATGGACTTTTTTGAGGCGGATGCTCCTGCTTTTAATCCATGCTGTTTGCGGCTAGATATGGATTAAATCAGAAAAAAGATAGAAAATGCTTGCATTTCTGCTACAATTTGATAGAATAGTAAGGTAAAGTTAGACCGTATTGCCTACTGTCTATCTATAAAATATATTTTATTGGAGGCTTTTACCAAAATGGCAAAAGAAAAATACGATCGTAGTAAACCACACGTTAACATTGGTACCATTGGACACGTTGACCACGGTAAAACTACTTTGACTGCAGCTATCACAACTGTATTGGCACGTCGCTTGCCTTCATCAGTTAACCAACCTAAAGACTATGCGTCTATCGATGCTGCTCCAGAAGAACGTGAGCGCGGTATCACTATCAACACTGCACACGTTGAGTACGAAACTGAAAAACGTCACTATGCCCACATCGACGCTCCAGGACACGCGGACTACGTTAAAAACATGATCACTGGTGCTGCACAGATGGACGGTGCGATCCTTGTAGTAGCTTCTACTGACGGTCCAATGCCACAAACTCGTGAGCACATCCTTCTTTCTCGTCAGGTTGGTGTTAAACACCTTATCGTCTTCATGAACAAAGTTGACTTGGTTGACGATGAAGAATTGCTTGAGTTGGTTGAAATGGAAATCCGTGACCTCTTGTCAGAATACGACTTCCCAGGTGACGATCTTCCAGTTATCCAAGGTTCAGCTCTTAAAGCTCTTGAAGGTGACTCAGCATACGAAGACATCATCATGGAATTGATGAACACTGTTGATGAGTACATTCCAGAACCAGAACGCGACACTGACAAGCCATTGCTTCTTCCAGTCGAGGACGTATTCTCAATCACTGGTCGTGGTACTGTTGCTTCAGGTCGTATCGACCGTGGTACTGTTCGTGTCAACGACGAAATCGAAATCGTTGGTATCAAGGAAGAAACTTCTAAAGCAGTTGTAACTGGTGTTGAAATGTTCCGTAAGCAATTGGACGAAGGTCTTGCTGGCGATAACGTTGGTGTGCTTCTTCGTGGTGTTCAACGTGACGAAATCGAACGTGGTCAAGTTATTGCTAAACCAGGTTCAATCAACCCACACACTAAATTCAAAGGTGAAGTTTACATCCTTACTAAAGAAGAAGGTGGACGTCACACTCCATTCTTCGACAACTACCGTCCACAGTTCTACTTCCGTACAACTGACGTAACTGGTTCAATCAAATTGCCAGAAGGTACTGAAATGGTAATGCCTGGTGATAACGTAACTATCGACGTTGAATTGATCCACCCAATCGCCGTTGAACAAGGTACTACTTTCTCTATCCGTGAAGGTGGACGTACTGTTGGTTCAGGTATGGTTACATCAATCGAAGCTTAATTCGATTAAGTTCCCAGAAATAACAATTTAAGTCAGACAACTTAAATGAGACTCACTGTCGCGAGGCGGTGAGTCTTTTGTGATTCCAATAGCCTAGCAGAATTGGATTGTAAAGTAGAAATCCCCAGAACTTCTGTTCTAGGGATTCTTGTCTTTTCTACAATTTTTCAGGTCCATTGATAAAAGAGCGAACTACGGTGCCGCAATTTTTGCAGATGTCATGGTAAAGGGTTTGGCCGTTGAAGGCCATTTTTTTATCCGCAGGAGTTACGCTAGAATAGCCGTGTGGCTGTTTACATAGGATGGTGTCGGAAGCTCCGCAATAGGAGCAAGTCATGGATTTAGTCATTTTCTGCCTCCTTTTTGAGTTGAAAGAGTTCTTCGACATGGCAATCAAAAATTTCCGCAATTTTTAAGGCCATCTCGAGAGAAGGATTGTAGCGATTGTTTTCCAAATGAACAATGGTTTCCCGACGGACACCGACCAGTTGGGCCAGTTCCTGTTGGCTGATTTTCCTTGCTTTTCGGTATTCTTTGAGATTGGTGATGATATTGGCCATCTTAACCACCTCTCTTTTCAAAGAAGAAAAAGGCGAAGTCAAAGGCGAGAATTATGGCGGCGCTGAAAATCAGAATCATGCCAGCTTGGAGTGTGAAGGGCTGGAAGAAGGTGATGATAGTCAGAATCATCAGGCTAAGAAGGACAAGGCACAGGGTTAGGCAAGCGGCCTTGGCCAGATTGGTATAGAAGCGATCGTCTGGTTTCTCGTCCACTTTTTTAAAAGAAAAGTAGAGGAAGAAAGCCAGCAACAAGAAGAGTCCAAATCCTAGGAAGCCATCCTTAATCCAGCTGGGATTTGTAGCGGGAGTGATGACCCAAATACCTTTACCATAGATTGCCATGGCAGCTAAGAGTGTCACCGTATAGAGTTTTTCTGTCAAACCAAAATAGAATGTTTCTGGGTCTGGCTTGGGAAGTTTGGAGAAGAAGAGGAAGAGAAGAAGCAGGTAGATAAGAAAACCTGCAAAGATGCTGTTTTTTATCCAAGTAGGATCAGAAGCAGGGGTCAGAAACCAGATAGCCCCAGTTAGGATGAGGGAGGCTAGAAGCCAAGCGTATTTTTTAAGCATGAGAATCATCCTTTATTATTTTTTTGAGCTAGTTTCAATTCGTCATTTTTAAAATGTTATTTATTTCTAACTCTTTCTGTTATAAATATATCACACTAAGAAAGTGCTGTCAAGTAAAATGTTAATTTTTTATAACATTTTAGAGAACAGTATTTTGTTCAATATTTGATAAATCTAGTGTTGAACAGGCATTTCTGAACCAGACAGCAAAGAAAGGATTAGCAGTAGAAAATCGTCCTTCATTACTCATCGTGAGATGTTTGCTGATTTTAAATAGAACCAACTAAATTCAATTTTTTATGAGCAGAAGAAAATAAGGAAAAACCGAACAGAAGCACATATATAATTGATTTATTCTTTATATTTGGTATAATCAGGATGATAAAAAATATAAGGAGGAGCTTATGTTTAAAAGAAAAAGAAAGCGCTTTAAACGCAAAGCTAGGCAAAAGGCTAAATTGGCAAGATTTGCAGTAGCAGGACTTGCTAGCGTCACCATTGGTGCGGTCGGTATGTGTGATTCTGTATCGATCTATGCCGATACGGAATCTGTAACTGCACTACCAGTTGTCACAACTGCTGATATCAGTCAGCCTGTAACAGAAGAAGTGACAGCAAATACTTCTGTAACTTCAGAAGAAGCTCCGGCTAGTACGACGTTGTCAAATGAACCTGTAACGACTCCAACAAGTACTGAGAGTTCGGAAGAATCAGAGGTTCAACTAACAACCGAAACCAGCTCTGTGCAGACAATTGGCGAGTCAACTACGACAACGACCGTTGGAACAACCTTATCAACGACAGGTGATAAGGGTGTAGAAGAACCCCGAGTTAAAGACGTATCGGAAACCACGACGGCCGAGCAGGCTGAATCAGCAGAAAAAACAAAAACGAAAGATTCTAAAGAGCTTGTAAAAGAACCCAAAACAACTCAAACAGACAAGAATGGTTTGAAGGAGCTTTTAGTAACAACTGAGGAAAAAGATGGTACAGTTCTTATACCAGAGTCAGATTCAACTACGTTATTAAGTGCAGGAACTCCTTCAATTGGCCTTCGTGGAGATTATAGATATTCTGGTTGTGTCCAATGGGTAAAGGATCGTTCGCGAACCTTGCTAGGAATTGTATTGCCTAACACTGGGTATAATAAATACGGACTTCCGGGAGCATCAGCTTATTGGACAGTATTGCCAAGGTACGGCTATCAAACTGGATCAGAACCAGCTAAGAATGCCGTTGCTGTGTGGGAGCATAACCCAGTTGCGGTATATGGTTCTAATAACTATGGGCATGTTGCCTTTGTTGAGGATGTAAATGGTGATCATGTAACGATTTCTCAAGGGGGAGTGCCGGGGAACTGGGGAGGACATCTAGGAGTTTCCAATAAGGGTTACAGCAAGTCACAAGTTGCAGGAATTGCAGGTAAATTTCTCGGTTATGTATATTTAAGAGAAAAACCAGCTCCCCCACCACCTCCGGCCGTTAACCGTTACAACGGTGAACAGTTGGCTGCACAGGTTGGGCGATCTGTTTCGGATGGTGATTACCACATAGTTTCAACAGCTGATCAAAATTTGGGTGTGGATGTTCAAGGTGCGAATCCTGCAAATGGAACGAATGTTTGGCTCTGGGATAGTGTCACCTCTCCACATCAGATAATAACAGTTAAGCACCTGGGTGGAGGAAGCTATACGCTTGTTCATAAAGCCACAGGAAACTCCATGGATGCAACTTCAGCAGAGCCAGGTGCGAATGTCAATGCCTACGCCCTGCATGGTGCCGTTAACCAGCAATGGATTTTGAAACCAAATGGTGATTCTTTTGAAATTGTCAACCGTCACAGTGGCTTGGTTCTAGATATTGCAGGCGGAAAAATTGCTCAGGGAACAAATATTCAACTATGGGAAGCAAACAATAGCATTGCGCAAAAATTTAAATTTGTTTCGGTAGATACCGATGCGAAACGGACGATTGCAGATGGCACCTACCACATCATCAGCAAGTTCAATGAGCAAATGGGCTTGAATGAAGCAGGTGGTGGAACAGAGAATTATTCAAATGCCCAAATCAATTCTAATCTGCTAGATAGCAAACAGAAATTTGACGTGAAGTATTTGGGAAATGGATACTATACTATCATTTCAAAAACCACAGGAAGACAGTTGGATGCATTTGGGAACAGCAGTCACAATGGTAGCAATGTAGTCTTTCATAATGCCAATAACAGTGAAGCCCAACAGTGGATTATCAAAGATGCTGGAGGCGGCTTCTTCGAGATTATCTCTAAGAAGAAAAATATGGCTTTGGATACAGATGGTTCTGCAGGGGTTGCCAAAGAAGGAGGCAATGTGCAGTTATATATCAGACACAAGGGCCCGAATCAACTTTGGCGATTTGCACCGGAACCTCAGTCTATCAAACTGAGTGCGACCGAAGAAACCATGTTGGTCGGTTCAAAGAGAAAAGTGACAGCCACAGTATCTCCTTCAAATGCTAGCAGCTTGGCAGTTAGCTGGAAATCAACGAACCCTTCTATTGTCACGGTGAACAATGGAGAACTCACAGCTGTTAGTGCTGGGCAGGCTGATATTATCGTAACAACCTTGGCAGGGGATAAGATTGCCGTTTTGCGCGTGACAGTAAATAAAAAGATTACGCCAGGCTGGAGAACAGATGCCAAGGGCAGTCGTTACCAGTATGCTGATGGTAGGTACCATACAAATGGTATCAAGCAAATCGATGGCAAATGGTACTTTTTCAATGCCTCAGGTTATATGTCCACTGGTTGGCAAAAAGTAGAAAACACTCACTATTATTTCAAATCTTCAGGTGCAATGGCCGCTAACGAATGGATAGACCATACCTACTATGTTGACATCAGCGGCAAGTGGATTCCATCTAAGAAGCTGGCTACACCAGGCTGGAAGAAAGATTCTAAAGGATATTGGTATCAATATGCTGATGCAACCTATCATAAGAATGGTATGAAGCAGATCGGCGGCAAATGGTATTACTTCAATAGTGCAGGCTATATGTCCACTGGTTGGCAAAAAGTGGAAGGTAGGCATTATTACTTCAAATCTTCAGGAGCAATGGCTGCTAATGAGTGGATAGACCATACCTACTATGTTGACATCAGCGGTAAATGGATTCCATCTAAGAAATTAGCAAGCCCAGGCTGGAAAAAAGATGCCAAGGGTTACTGGTACCAACATGCAGATGCGACTTATCCTAAAAATGCTTGGAGACTCATTGACAAAAAATGGTATTATTTTGATGGTTCGGGTTACATGGTTACAGGGTGGAGAAATATTAAGAATAAGTGGTATTATTTCTACCCATCAGGTCATATGGCTAGAAATACCTACATAAATAAATACTATGTTAACAACGAGGGGGTTTGGATTGTTGCAAAATAAGAAACCTCCATGTAAGGTCATTGCTGATAAAAAGTGACCTAAGTTCACCTCTGATAAACCTCAAGCCAGTCCCAGAGACTTTTATCAGTATTTCTTATAATTGGCTTTAATTATAAATGAAACTATGATATAATGGAATTTGTAAAATAAAAAAGAAGAGGTATGTGAAATGTCACGAAAACCAATTATTGCAGGTAACTGGAAAATGAATAAAAACCCTCAAGAAGCGCAAGCTTTCGTTGAGGCTATTGCAGGCAAATTGCCAGCAGCTGATAAGGTAGAAGCAGCAATCGCAGCACCTGCCGTTGATTTAAATGCACTTCTTTGGTTCGCAAAAGATTCTGACCTAAAAGTTGCAGCTCAAAACTGCTACTTTGAAGATGCAGGTGCCTTCACTGGTGAAACATCTCCTAAAGTTCTCGCTGAGATGGGCGTAAACTACGTTGTTATCGGTCACTCTGAGCGTCGTGATTACTTCCATGAAACAGATGAAGATATCAATAAAAAAGCTCACGCCATCTTCCGCAATGGTTTGACTCCAATCATCTGTTGTGGTGAGTCGCTTGAAACTTACGAAGCAGGGAAAGCAGTAGATTTCGTTGCTGTGCAAGTTTCAGCTGCTTTGAAAGGTTTGACAGCAGAACAAGTAGCTTCGCTGGTTATCGCTTATGAGCCAATCTGGGCTATCGGTACGGGTAAATCAGCTACAAAAGATGACGCACAAAAAATGTGTAAAGCGGTTCGTGATGTTGTTGCAGCAGACTTCGGTCAAGAAGTGGCTGACAAGGTTCGTGTACAATACGGTGGTTCTGTAAATCCATCAAACGTCGCAGAATACATGGCTTGCCCAGACGTTGACGGAGCCCTCGTAGGTGGAGCATCGCTTGAAGCGGAAAGCTTCTTGGCTTTGCTTGCCTTCTAAATATCTAGGGATTAGATAAGATGGATAAAAAACTTCTAACTGTATAGCTAGGAGTTTTTTATTCTAATTGGAGAGATTATGACAAAGAAATCATTTTTAATCTTGCTAGCTCTAGCAACGCTCACAATTGGGGGGCAGGCTATTGCGGCGGATACGATTACTGCCAATACCGCAACCGTCACCTCTCAGCTTCATTCAAACCGTACAGCTACCATTGAGGTGGCAAAGCAGGCTGAAGGGGTCAAGGTGGTTGCAAGTGGCTTAGAAGGTGATGTTCATCAGGTTTATGCAACTGTCTGGACTAAGTCTGATAGAAGCGATGCAAGTGTATTTTCCTTTTTTGCAGAAGGGCAAGGGAGCTACGCTTCAGTATTAGACCGTCTGGGTTACACCACAGAGGCAACGGATTTTCATATTGAATTGGTTGCAGAAATGGTAGATGGAAGTCGTCATACTTTTACAACCTACCAATTTAATTGGCTAGTGGAGTCAACGACAACACTAGCGACAACTTCTGTTGTTGATTCATCGACGAGTGCAAGCACCGAAACAAGTACAAGCACTGTAACCGTTCCGAGCAGTAGCACAACTCTTTCTGAACCAACAAGCGAAAAGCTGGAGTCGGATACTCCAATTCCCTTAGCTGGTCAGTTGAAAGTGCTCAGTCAAAACCATCAAGTCGGAACGTTTGAGCTTGTTGTAACGGATGTTTCCAGTCCAAAAACACTCAGCTCAGTAGTTATTCCTGTCTGGTCTGACGTAGGTGGTCAAGACGATCTGGTCTGGTATACTGCAGCGAAGCAGGCAGATGGCAGCTACAAGGTGACAGTTGATAAGGCCAAGCACAAGAATAGTACAGGGCTTTACCATGCCCATCTCTATTATCGTTATGCAGATGGGAGCCAGCAGTTTGTAGCAGGAGCTAAACCAGTCTTGGAAGAGCCAAAGTTGGGTGGTCATATTGCTGTTCAAAACCAGAACAATCAAACCGGGATGTTTGAATTGCGTATCACAGACGTTTCTAGCCCACACTCTCTTAAGACAAT from Streptococcus oriscaviae includes the following:
- the tuf gene encoding elongation factor Tu; protein product: MAKEKYDRSKPHVNIGTIGHVDHGKTTLTAAITTVLARRLPSSVNQPKDYASIDAAPEERERGITINTAHVEYETEKRHYAHIDAPGHADYVKNMITGAAQMDGAILVVASTDGPMPQTREHILLSRQVGVKHLIVFMNKVDLVDDEELLELVEMEIRDLLSEYDFPGDDLPVIQGSALKALEGDSAYEDIIMELMNTVDEYIPEPERDTDKPLLLPVEDVFSITGRGTVASGRIDRGTVRVNDEIEIVGIKEETSKAVVTGVEMFRKQLDEGLAGDNVGVLLRGVQRDEIERGQVIAKPGSINPHTKFKGEVYILTKEEGGRHTPFFDNYRPQFYFRTTDVTGSIKLPEGTEMVMPGDNVTIDVELIHPIAVEQGTTFSIREGGRTVGSGMVTSIEA
- a CDS encoding glycoside hydrolase family 13 protein, coding for MSITALYHRPDTEYGYLYDEEKVHLRLKTKKDEVTTVLVHHGDPFIFYQSSYQYQTAMKKIGADYWFDYWQVEVVADYNRLQYLFDIQSSDGDRILFGDRGALPYSEENLSFYMNGFKLPYLHQADCCKTPSWVAETIWYQIFPERFAKGPLNSSPQDCLAWDPNRKPGHRDFFGGNLQGVLDKLDYLQELGITGLYFCPIFEAPSNHKYDTTDYFSIDPYFGDKKLFKQLVQEAHKRGMKVMLDAVFNHIGSLSPQWQDVLEKGEASPYKDWFHIKKFPLVEEVGKDKILNYHTFAFQGKMPKLNTSHPEVKAYLLEVATYWIQECDIDGWRLDVANEIDHGFWKDFQKAVLAIKPDLYILGEIWHSAHAWLGGDEFHAVMNYPLSQSIKDYFLTKRLSALTFQSHIYSQLLTYRRQTTEVLFNLLDSHDTERILTTAKGDKDAVKAALTFLFLQLGTPCIYYGTEVGMLGGEDPDCRRVMPWETDQQDQELLTFMKQLIKLRKKQQDSIQKGEFRLDVLEAGVVLLSYHYHGRRLEAYFNQTNQIFFLEKAEQVLLSNLCQLDKERLSLLPQGIVVVSREETYRSAS
- a CDS encoding anti sigma factor C-terminal domain-containing protein → MKTFEVVTKRSKRKSLLKAVLLSVTGSLIILSSGYWILNKITSDNAWEIQRFHELKNAISYPNIESINWSFIPTSSFTGVYRSDQVKDLAGISLPFEDYESYYGLRSGLYKGSQADNIYGSEDGTAQYTHGSSFKVPVFFNTKFNYSQDGSLLPTQDIQLLSQKSNQAVEVAVTFDKSYNFEEIEALIPDKLKINWYWIGTESQYDTKELPLDAQIGFSPVKNQIESYEEAQKNRQALAEEAKKELSDEEIQQKQEKIKEEVAALTAQENFSNNFSFFQVNLQTALDKGWAGYTVNNGEFDLETDIKTYLAANKDGQSAKFAGVILTGRTEDFAGLEGADWIFGSNIGQTLELQPYHHLNP
- a CDS encoding helix-turn-helix transcriptional regulator; translation: MANIITNLKEYRKARKISQQELAQLVGVRRETIVHLENNRYNPSLEMALKIAEIFDCHVEELFQLKKEAEND
- a CDS encoding DUF3796 domain-containing protein, producing the protein MLKKYAWLLASLILTGAIWFLTPASDPTWIKNSIFAGFLIYLLLLFLFFSKLPKPDPETFYFGLTEKLYTVTLLAAMAIYGKGIWVITPATNPSWIKDGFLGFGLFLLLAFFLYFSFKKVDEKPDDRFYTNLAKAACLTLCLVLLSLMILTIITFFQPFTLQAGMILIFSAAIILAFDFAFFFFEKRGG
- a CDS encoding RNA polymerase sigma factor; this translates as MAISQEISYYLQKSGANRADSDDIAQDVLVKILEADIVLPLPKLRAWLYRSAIRAYIDKYRRDKRYHQILQKEFFKEEGIVPFDHEDYADLYQAVEELPAKYQAVIDCYYFQDMSIKEIAQILGSSQSAVKINLYRGRKKLASLLKEKGYEYENI
- the ppc gene encoding phosphoenolpyruvate carboxylase, whose product is MSIQKLENYNNKETIKEEITILTTTLQDVARQMLSEEAFNKIIELADLATEDDYQRLLEIISQLTNDELAVIARYFAVLPLLINISEDVDLAYEINHQNNIGNDYLGKISTTIDVVASHENAAEILENLNVVPVLTAHPTQVQRQSMLDLTKHIHELLRRYRDVKLGLLNKTKWEDELRCYIEIIMQTEMIREKKLKVTNEITNVMEYYNSSFIKAVTKLQTEYKRLATAKGIHLNNPTPITMGMWIGGDRDGNPFVTAETLKLSALTQCQVIMDYYQEQIYKLYRNFSLSTTIVKVSPAVQALADLSEDKSVYREHEPYRRAFHYIQMKLANTQDYLIHDKKHTIRYANVQEFKEDLFAIKESLEENRTAALLKGDFTELLEAVEAFGFYLASIDMRQDSSVHEASVAELLASAKIVMDYSSLSEEAKCHVLLKELEEDPRILSATHAPKSEQLQKELAIFATARELKDKLGEEVIKQHIISHSESVSDLLELAVLLKEVGLVDSKKARVQIVPLFETIEDLDNASDTMRQYLQLPLARNWITGNNNYQEIMLGYSDSNKDGGYLSSGWTLYKAQNELTKIGEENGVKITFFHGRGGTVGRGGGPSYEAITSQPFGTIKDRIRLTEQGEVIGNKYGNKDAAYYNLEMLMSATLDRMVTQMIADPNQIDGYREVMNDIVDDSYHIYRDLVFNNPHFYDYFFAASPIREVSSFNIGSRPAARKTITEIGGLRAIPWVFSWSQNRVMLPGWYGVGSSFKRYIDKDPANLAQLQHMYEQWPFFRSLLSNVDMVLSKSNMNIAFEYAKMCEDEEVRHVFNIILDEWQLTKNIILEIEKHDELLAELPSLKASLDYRMPYFNLLNYIQIELINRLRRGELSKEQENLIHITINGIATGLRNSG